In Equus caballus isolate H_3958 breed thoroughbred chromosome 7, TB-T2T, whole genome shotgun sequence, one DNA window encodes the following:
- the OR56B2 gene encoding putative olfactory receptor 56B2, which produces MLMMFQDLRDSNSSKFQVSEFILMGFPGIHSWQHWLSLPLALLYLLALSANILILIIINQEATLHQPMYYFLGILAVVDMGLATTIMPKILAILWFNAKAISLPECFAQMYVIHCFVGMESGIFLCMAIDRYIAICQPLRYPSIITESFLLKATMFMALRNSLSTIPVPIFAAQRHYCSQNQIDHCLCTTLGVTSLACDDSKINSIYQLFLAWTLMGSDLGLIILSYALILRSVLKLNSAEAASKALNTCTSHLILIFFFYTVLIVISITHSTEMTVPFIPVLLNVLHNVIPPALNPMVYALKNKELRQGLYKVLKLDIKGK; this is translated from the exons ATGTTAAT GATGTTCCAGGATCTCAGAGATTCCAACAGCTCTAAGTTCCAGGTCTCTGAGTTCATTCTGATGGGATTCCCAGGCATTCACAGCTGGCAGCACTGGCTCTCCCTGCCCCTGGCTCTGCTCTACCTCTTAGCTCTCAGTGCCAACATCCTTATCCTGATCATCATCAATCAAGAAGCAACCCTGCACCAGCCTATGTACTATTTCCTTGGCATCCTGGCTGTGGTGGACATGGGCCTGGCTACCACTATCATGCCCAAGATTCTGGCCATCTTATGGTTTAATGCTAAAGCCATCAGTCTCCCTGAGTGCTTTGCTCAGATGTATGTCATACATTGTTTTGTGGGCATGGAGTCAGGGATCTTTCTTTGCATGgctatagatagatatatagccATTTGTCAACCACTACGTTATCCTTCAATAATTACTGAATCTTTTCTGCTCAAAGCAACTATGTTCATGGCACTCAGGAACAGTCTGTCTACCATCCCAGTGCCTATCTTTGCTGCTCAGAGACATTACTGCTCCCAGAACCAAATTGATCACTGTCTGTGCACTACTCTTGGTGTCACTAGCCTAGCCTGTGATGACAGTAAAATCAACAGCATCTACCAGCTGTTTCTGGCCTGGACACTCATGGGAAGTGACCTGGGTTTGATTATTTTGTCATATGCTTTGATACTTCGCTCTGTGCTGAAGCTGAACTCAGCAGAAGCTGCATCCAAGGCTCTAAATACCTGCACTTCCCACCTCATCCTAATCTTTTTCTTCTACACAGTCCTTATTGTCATTTCCATCACCCACAGTACAGAAATGACAGTTCCCTTCATTCCAGTTCTACTCAATGTTCTGCACAATGTCATTCCTCCTGCCCTCAACCCCATGGTGTATGCACTCAAGAACAAGGAGCTCAGGCAGGGCTTATATAAAGTTCTCAAGCTGGACATCAAGGGCAAGTAA